From Geotalea uraniireducens Rf4:
GTTTATTCGTGTCATTCGTGGCTAACTGCCGTTTTGGGTTCGATGTTCCGCACTACTCGGCAAATCTATGCAACGATCCCCGTCCTCTCTGTCTCCCTGCCGCGGTTATAGTAGTGGAGAGCGACCAGCAGCAGTGCGGCTATCAGATAGGCAAGCGCATACGCTTTGGCTGCGCCGAAACCGAACCTGTTCCGGATGCCTGTCGGGGTGAGGACATAAGCATGAATAACTCCGAAAAAGGAGAGCACAGCCGCGGCTGTTGTCCATATTGCAGCCTTGAAGAATTGCCTCTCGACCACAAACACCATGATTGCCGACAGAATCATGCATGTGAGCATGAACCCCTGGCTCATGGAGATGATGCCGTACACGTAGAGGTCGCCGCCAAATTTCGGTGCCACATCGTACAGACTTGCGCCTGCCTTGCGCAGTGTCGTTTCAACGAGCAAAAGCGCCCAGGCCGCGAGTGCCGGCATCAGTCCGATCGCCACCGCGACACTGTGTTTCTTCGGCACCTCCTGGAACGCCTGGGCCGTGATTATGATCCCGATCCAGAGCAGAATGCCGATCATGGCTTCCATCGGCACAACCTTGAGAACCAGGGTTACTCCTCCGATCAGGCAGAGGGCTGAAATCACGACGCCGTTAAGTATGGAGTAACCCCATCTGGCTCCCATGGCCTTCCAGCCCGGATGCCCTATGTAAATCGTGGTCGGGAATGGATTTCCCAGGCATGCCGCCACAATCGATGCGAACCCGTTGACCAGCAGGGACGATTTCGTATCGTACCGGTCGCCTGCAGCTTCCGCACTCTCAAGGTTCTGGAGTGAGCCGATCACATTGAACAGCGCCATGGGGAATATGACGGAAAAGTACTTCCACCCCTGACCATTTGTGAGGAAAGCGAGCATGTCGGAAAAAGCGGGCTTGGGAACGTGGACGGCAAACAGGTACGGCTCCTGAAGTGGTTGAAAAAAAGGATATCCGGCCAGCCTGAGAATCCATCCCATGGCCACCCCCAGCGCCACGGCGATGAATCCGCCCGGAAGGCCCAACGGCAGTTTGATCTGTCCGCCATAAACGAAGATCACAAACAGTGCAGGCACTACCGCAATAGCCGGCATGGCGAAGATCTGGAAGACGAACCCCATGGAGATGAAGGTGATGGCAATGCCGGCCAGCGACGACAGCAGCGCGGCCCGGGGAGTATGCCTGCGGAGCCAGTCGCCGACAAAGGCCCCGACGCACTCCAGAACCGCACTGGCGAGGCATGCGAACAGACCGGCCTGCCAGGCAAGGTTCGGATCTTTCGTTTCGAAATATATCGGGGCAATGATCAGGAAAACAAAGGCGATGAGACTGACGGTGTTGATGCCGTAAGGCAAGGCGGTGACATCCGTCCGACCCGTCCTGATGGCCAGCTTTCTTGCCTGCCATGCGTAAAACAGGTTGCCGAACAGGATAGAAAGGGCCGCCCCGGGAAGTATCCTGCCGAAAACAAGATCCGGCGGCATGCCGCATACGTTACCGCAAAGGACCGCGATCAACATCAGCTGCAACAGATTGTCGACGAACAGCCCGAAGAAACCGTCAATATCTCCGCGAACAAACCATCCGACTTTCATAGAGTAAGTTTCCTTTTTCCCTCTTTCGATTTAAACGCTAGGCTGACCGGCTTGACCGGTAGTGCCGTCTTGTTGGCGCTCGCCGTTCCTCAACTCGTCTTGGCTCTCTCGGCCTTTATATCCATTTCCGTCGGCTTGATCCGCTTTCACAATCTTTCATGATCTTCCGAGGGCTTAGCATACTTAGATTGGGGGAGCTTTCCGCATTATCAAGTTATCAAGTCCTGACCCCACTGCCTGCCCTGACCCCACTGCCTGCCCCTGACCCCACTGCCTGCCCCACTGCCTGCCCTTGACCCCACTGCCTGCCCTGACCCCACTGCCTGCCTAAGTTATCAAGTCCTGACCCCACTGCCTGCCTCCTGACTCCTATAAATCGCATGTTCTCCATTACCCGTCGTAATATGCTTCTACACTCTAAACCTCTCCACCATCTCCTTCACCACCAGCTTCATCCCCGATTAATCTCGGACCGAGATAACAATTATGAACAATGAAAATGACGGCTCAAATCCATAATTCAGAAGTCATCAGATTTATCCCGACCTTTCAGCTCGTGTATCCCCGACCGGCCTGCATTTTAATCCCGTGAAATTCGACGGGATTAAAATCTATGTTGTTGAGCTGCTCCCAGATGCCGAAAAATTCGATTGTATTGCGGTTCCGCAGCCAGTTCCTGATCAGATCGTCGGAGCCCCACCTTTGTACACCCGCCCCCACCAAGGTGTCAAACAGAATTAACACATTTTTAATGGTAAAAGGATTGTGGTCATCTCAACCGACAGCGACGCCACCGCATCCGGCGATTATTCTGCTACACTTTCAGGGAAGGAAGACTCAGCAACTGGGGGAAACCATGGGTGATGTGCGTGAAACTGCGACGCTGGCAGCAGGCTGCTTCTGGTGCGTGGAGGCGCTCTTCAAGAGGCTTGAGGGGATAATTACGAGGATTTAACATGGTGAGGGGCTGCATATAATTCTTTTCCCGTGGTCAATATTTCGCGCAGAAAGAAATCGTTCAAGGCCAGCCTCTCCTTGATCTGACGGGATGAACGGACAACGAGTTCAACCGGCAGGGTAGGCTTCAGGCGAGTGATGATGTCGGCAGCAACCCGCACACCCGAAACATCCTCATGCATGACCACCAGCAGGTCTACATCTGATTCAGCCCTGGCGCTGCCTGTAGCATACGAGCCAAACAGGATCACCTTTTCTGGCAAAAACTCTCTGGCCACATCGGCCACAAATTTTTGTATGTCCGTAAACGCTACGATACCCATATCGATTCTCCTGACACGCTCTCCTCATGCTGACGCGGCACATTTATCCCGCCGCGGGTCGTCCATTCGCACCTTGTTTAAACGACGAAACCAATCAGCGCTCATTTTACTAGGAAATATCCCGCGGTCAAGCAAAAACCCCCGTCCAGATTGCCCGGAGCGGAGAGGCACAGCCGATTCCGGTTAAATGAACGCAGTGCAAACTCACTGTATTCTCCGAATAGTCTTCTCCGTCTGCTCCCCCACCAACTGCATCAAGCGATATAATGCATCGCATTAGCACAAAATATATGATCGTATATAATTGCCACCCAGAATAAAAATTTGAGGCAAAATATATACGATCAAATACATGCAGGATTTAATCAGGAGCAAGGAACAGCCCTATGCGCCTTGGTGTCGGCCCCGTGCGCGGCAAGGTCGGTAACTAGGAGCCAGTCGGACTTAGGGAATCGTAACGAGAGAATGGCAAATCGAGGACAGATTATCGGAAATTTGAGAGCGAATAGTGGACCTATTTGTCGAAAATTTCCGGGAATATGGACCGATTTTCCGTTCTCGCAGTAGATTCATTCCTAAGTCCGACAGGCTCCTAGAGACGATTTTTCTGCTACACTTTCATGGAAGGTAGACTCAGCAACAGGGGGAGATCATGGGTGATGTGCGTGAAACTGCGACGCTGGCAGCAGGTTGTTTCTGGTGCGTGGAGGCGCTCTTCAAGAGGCTTGAGGGGGTGGAGCGGGTGGCCTCCGGCTATGCCGGAGGGGAGGTGGCAAACCCCACATATGAGGAGGTGTGCAGCGGCACGACCGGCCATGCGGAGGCGATCCAGATCACCTTCGACCCGGAGGTTATCTCCTTCGAGGAACTCCTTCAGGTGTTCTGGCGAAGCCACGACCCGACCACCAGGGACCGCCAGGGGGCGGACGTGGGGAGTCAGTACCGCTCGGCCATCTTCTGCCACGACGAGCGCCAGCGGCAGCTGGCGGAGCGCTCCAGGGCCGAGGCCGAAACGCTCTGGATAGAGCCGATCGTTACGGAGATCGTTCCGTTCAAGAACTTTTACCCGGCCGAGGGGTACCACCAGGATTACTACCGGCTGAACCGCAACCAGCCCTATTGCCGGCTGGTGATCGACCCCAAGATCCAAAAACTGCAAAAGGATTTCTCCGAGAGGTTTAAGGAGACACCGGGGGATTAAAAAATCCGTCTCAGGCAGGGGAAAAACGGAGCGGTTTGTGGGGAAGGGGCTAGCGAAGTTGTCGGAAAAAGGTATCGACATTCATGTAAATACTGCCATGTTTTGTGTTGACGTTCAGCACAAAAAATGTATCATGATTTGTGTAATCCATTCACGGAGGTCCATTATGGCACGCGCAACCGTTACCCTTCCACAGGACCTGCTGACCGAACTGATGTCTCTGGTGGGCGCCAGAAGCAAGACCGAGGCGGTCATCACCGCAGTCAAGGACGAGATCCGCCTGCGCAAGGTGGCACGCATCAAGGCCATGGCCGGACAGATGGAGTTCACCGCCGAAGCGGACGATCTGCGTCACGGAGACCGCCGCCTTGGCTAGGGTTCTGGTGGATACCTCGCTCTGGATCGAGTTCTTCCGCAAGCACGAGCCGTATCACGGTATCGTGACGCGGCTTATCGACGACGAGCAAGTCTGCTGCACCGGCACCATCCTTGCGGAACTTATGCAGGGGGCGAAATCGGACAAGGAGCTTGCCGTGCTCGGCGACTTTCTCCAGGTCTTCGAGTTCATTCCCGAGACCGCGGAACTGTGGGCCGAAGCCGGACGACTCTCTTTCAACCTCCGTCGCAAGGGGCTGACTACCGGCCTTGCCGATTGTTTCATCGCCGTGGCGGCCTCTCTCGCCCGCGTTCCCCTGGCAACACTCGATGGTCATTTCGAAGTACTCAAGAAACCGGCAAAGATTTCCCTCTATCCGCTCCAGTAAATCACAGGAACCCCGCCAGAGACGCTGTTTATTTATCAACTGCCGCAGCACTTCTTGTGCTTCTTCCCGCTTCCGCACGGACAAGGATCGTTCCTCCCTACCTTCTCCACAGGAAACCTTGGGTGGCTCCCTTAGCTGGATACACCACGTCTGCTTGCCGGTTTTCGACGACAACGGGAAATTTATCGGCACACGCGGGAGCTTTTCGGACATTACAAAACGCAAGCAGGCCGAGGAGAAAAACCTGCGACTGGCTGCTCATGTATACCGACGGCGTTACTGAGGCGGAAAATGCCCATGGAGAATTGTTTGGCGCCGAACGGCTCGGCAGGATCGTTGCCGCTCAGTACCAGCGCCACCCACAGGAGATCATAGACGCGATCCTGGAAGGACTGGCAGCCTTCAGCGGCGCCAGGCCTCGTGACGACGATGTTGCCATGGTTGCCGTTAAAATCACGTAGGGGAAAGAAGACTCCCCGGCCTTTGTGTCAGGCTTTGCATCAGGTGAGGCAAGAAAAAATGTCGATTGCAGCTAATGGTATGATCTTCGTGCTGCGCTGATTTCCTTGAAGGAAAGATCGGAGGGCCTTCCATCGAGAAGGCCCTCCTTGTGAGGCAGGTCAGGGTTGCGGTACGAGGGGGATGGTGCCGAGTCCGGACTCGAAGCCGGCAGTGACGTTGGTCACCGGCGAGGAGTAGGGGGCGAATCCGTTTGCCCGGACATGCACCCGGTAGCTGCCGCCCGGCACGAAGGCGGAGAAGGGGCCTTCCCATCGGCCGCTCGTGTAGCTGCTGAAAACGGTGCCGCTGGCAATCGGCACGCTGCTTGTCGGCGGCATCACTGACACGGTGGCGCTCGACCAGTCCTTGAAGGTGGCGGCAATCGTGCCGGTGAGCGACCCGAAGCTGCCGAGCACCGTCGAGGGCTGGACGATGCGGATGCCGGTCGGCTTCAGGTTGTAGTCGCCGTTGCCCCGGACAACGATGGCCGTGTTCGGGTCAAAGTCGAGCATGATGGCGTTGATCACCCCGGCCTGGACCGTGAACCGGCCGAGGACCTTGAGTCCCGACTGCTGGCCGCTCGGGGTCTTGAGGGGGATCTTCGTCAGCGGGTCGCTCTTGAGCGTCAGGTAGTTGTTGGGGGTGGCCCCCTGACCGTTCGGGTTCGGCTCGAGGATGAGACGGACCTGGTTGTAGCTCCCGGCCGGAAGGACGATGCTGCCGAGGATCTGCTGCTGGAACTTGAGGGAGAGGATGTCGACCGGTTGCGGGGTGGCGTAGGTCACGACCACCGGAAGCCCGGGGTCGTTGTCCGCCGCATTCTCCATCCCCGCCGGCACGACCCGCACTTCGCGAATCGTCACGACCACCTGTTGGTAGGCGTCGCTCGGCTTGTCCGTGAGACCGACCTTGAGCGTGCCGACCGGGGCCGTCCCCGTGCCGCCACCACCGCACCCCGGCAGTTGCGCCACGCCGAGGGCACCCAGCAGTACGAGGGCTGCCAGGGCGAATACATTCTGCATCCTTCTTTTCATATCTACTACCTCCTGGTGAAAGTTCCCCACCTCTGCCCGGTGTTGCGGACACAAAAAAACCGGGGCAGAAATACGATTGATATTTCGGCAACCCGGCTGTCTCGGTGAGACCCAGTAGGCTTTCCGCCCCATCCTCGCGGATGGTTGAGTATTATCGGCTATCACCTGGGGTATATAATGTGGCTATATTGCCCGAATCGGGGGAAATGTCAAGCTTTCGATTGGAAAGGTTGCTCACCTCTTATTAATGAAACCCAGATTGTATTTCGTTCCGCTCCGTTTCAGTTCCTCGGCGAGCTGTTCCGGCATATTCGACTTGAGGTCCGCAATTTCCCCGGAGAAACTGTCCCTGGCCTCTTCGACCTTTGACTCGAAACTTGCCAGGCGGCCTGAAGGCTTATTTGCCAGGTCGTTAAGCTTCAGGTAGTTGCCGTACATGCTTTGTAATTTCGTCGACAATTGCGCGTATTTTTCCGGTGGGTTCTCCAATTTACGCATGACCTGGTCGACCTCACCCTTAACTATGGCCATATCTTCCTTCTCTTCTCTGCTTATCTCCTGATCGTCGGGGGGATCGGCCCCCTTGTCCTTCTTCCATTCGGCGATGGCGTCGCCATACGTCCTGCTGCACAGCTCCATGCCCGACTTGATGCCGTAAATAGCCAGCACGTAGTTTGTCAGGTACTGTCGCTCCGTATTCTTGCGGTTGTGCGATGCTCCGCTCAAGAGTGCGACGATGGACAACAACACGAGGCAGGCCGTGATGATTCTGAAGCGGACCGGCTTGTTTCTCAACACGGCGAAGTTGGCGCTCCCCGTTTTTGCCTGTGACGGGCCATGTCCGGCTTGCTCCCACTTGGCAGGAGAATAGCCGTAAAAAAGGCGGCCGCAATAAGTGCATCTGGGAGAGTCCGCCTGCTTTTTGGCGCACCAGGAACAGATGATTGCCGAGTCTTGCGGCAGCCTGATTTTCCAGTTTACCAGATATCTCGTGGCACAATTTCGGCAGGTTATCGTGACTGGCCGCATGAGGCAGTGCAATGTGCGGACTCTGTCGCTGTATCCGCATTTCGGGCAGACGAGTTTCAATGTTCCATCCTTCCGTTTCAGGCCGCAATCTTCAAATAACGAGTTGGTATTGGACCGCAGCATTCTCCAGCGTCATGCGGTCGTTGATTTTAAGGACCGTCTGCACCACAGCCGGGTCGAACTGGCTGCCCGAATTCTCCTCCAGGTACGAAATGACGCGGCTGTACTCCCATCCCGGACGATATGGGCGGTCAGTGATCAGGGCATCGTAGACATCTGCCACTGCCAGGATGCGCGCGCCGAGAGATATGGCGTCTCCGGCCAGCCCGTGGGGATACCCTTGCCCGTTGAACCATTCATGGTGCTGGAGGACGATGGGAATGAGATTATGATATGCCTGGATGGGTCCCATGATCTCTGCGCCGATTCCGGGGTGCTTTTTGATGATGGCGTATTCTTCGTCCGTCAGTTTGCCCGGTTTGTCGAGTATGGTTTCGGGAACGCCGATCTTGCCGATGTCGTGGAACAGTCCCCCTTTCTGGAGAGTTTCCAGTTCAGTCTCGGAGAGCCTCATTTCCCGGCCGATGTTCAGCGCCACGGTGGTGACCCTCCAGGAATGGCCGGCAGTCCATGGCGATTTTGCGTCAACGGCATTTGCCAGCGCCCTGATGGTCCCCAGGTTGAGGAGGTTCAGTTCCTCGATGAGACGGACGTTCTCCAGTGCAACCGCGATCTGGTCCGCAATCTGCCGCCCCCGCAGCAGGTCCTCACGAATATGCTCAGGGGTGCGTCGGTAGCCCAGCGTGAGGACCCCGGACAGAACGTTCTTGAGAAATATCGGCACGAGGTAGCAGTCACGGGCACCCTCAGCTGCCATCGGCGCAATGAGCATGCTGAACGACTGGTCCCCCGACGCAACGTGGAAACCCTCGCCGGCTCTCTGGAGTATGGCCATCTCATCGGCGGAAAAAGCCGAGATACCTTGTTGCGAACCGGCAACGGAAAGGCTGTAGGAACTCTGGGCCATGTCGACGATCGTCGGATTCGTCAGGGAGACGCACACCCATTCGCAAGAAATGACGGTGCGCAGGTTTGCCATGACCGTATCTACGATCTTTTCTTCATTTTGTCCGGCCAGGATCATCCTGACGATCCGTCCCATTTCGGACAAGGTCTGAAAATGTTTCTTCAGGTGGGACGTCATGTCGTTAAACGATTCGGCCAGTTTTTCAAATTCATCTCCGCTGGTAACGGTTACTCTATGGTCGAAGTCGCCCTGGCTGATCTTTTGGGCACCATCCCGGAGGACCGTGAGAGGGACCATGTTTCTGCGGATTTGAATGCTGCTGATAAAGATTACGACCAACAGGGTCAGGAAAACGACGAGGTAAAACGTTCGGGCAAACTTACCTGCCGATTTGAAGGCGTCGTGCGTCGATTGGCTGGCGACAACCGTCAACGGCTCGGCACAGAAAGAGTATTTGAGAAAAAGCGACCAGTAACTGACGAGATACTTTTCACCCCCATGGCGACCCTGGAAGTGACCGACTGAAGATTGCCCGAGTTTTGCCGTTACCTGCGTGATAAAACCTGGCGGCGACAGGGAGCTGTACAGCAATTTACCGCCTGAACCAAGGATGCAGACATTCGTTCCAAGTGGAAGCGTATAGCCAACAATCTCCCATAGATAATCGGCGTTGATTTCGCCGACCAGGAGGCTTTGCCCCGGATCGTCCTTATTTAAGGCTGTGGCCATAAACATACGCCCCGTTCCATCCCGGCCATCCTGTAAAAAAAACAGCACCTTTCCGTCTGCTATGTGTTTGCGCTCTGCGGCAGTCAGCGGGGGATAGGGGCAGGGTGGGCCGAAAATGTTTCTGGCGCCCCCCTGTCCTGCAAAGATGGTAAGGGCGAGGAACCTTTTACCCGGGTCTCCGGTTCCTGTGTCGCGTCGATACCCATGGCCTCCGCGAGTGATCTCTTTTCCGGAGTGCGCCAAAGATTCCAACTCGTCCTGCAACCTGTACAAAATCTCATTTATTGTCATTCCGATGTTTTTGCTTGTATGCTTCAGCAAATTAAGGCTTTCATTCCGGGAGTTGTCCGTCACCTGCCACAGCGAGACGGCCGCCAGGGCGCAGACGGGGAGGAGGGCGCAGGCGACGAAAAGGCTGAACATGCGCCGGGCCACCCTGTTGCGGACAAATGAGAAGTTTCGTTTCATATCGGTTCCATGTTAAAAGTCCGATACCAGGCCGATAAAGCCGCCATTGTTGGTGCGAAGAATATCGTCCTGACTATCTTTTGCGGTGAGCGCCGGCTTGCTTTTCCCATCCGCACCCATGCTGTACAGATCGAAATCGGAGTTCAGAGGGTTGAGGAAACGGACTTTCCGTAAACTCCCCTTCCCCTTTATGTCGCCATCGGCAATGTTCAGGTACTGGTATGCATGTCCCCAAGGGTCGAGAAGATTGCCATAACCGATGTCGCCGAGCGTATCGGGTTGGCGATTGTTGCTCACCGTGTATGCGACGATGGAGGTTGCCAGCATGCGTATCTCTGCTATAGTGCGGACTATGCGCGCCTTGTTGTAATAATCGGAATAGGCGGGGATGGCGATTGCGCTCAGGATGCCGATGATGGCCGTAGCTGTGACCAGTTCGACAAGCGTGAATCCTTTCCGACTTGCCGGCGCCGGGGACAAGTTTCTTATGTGATATGGGTGTATCTGCGGCACAAAAGCCCCCACTGAACGAGCACGCTCATTTAGTAACAGGACAGGCATGGAAAAGGGCGGGGGACGTGACCTGAAACGTTGCATTCATCCCGGTAAAAGCCCGGTTCTAATGCTTCGCTTCGGCAGGTTGCGGCAAAATCTTTAATGTGAAAGCGGGAGGGGCTTGTGATAGGGGGGGATGATCGGCATTCTGCGGGAGATAATGGGCACTTTTCGCTGGTTTCGCTAGGCTTGATCCGTTCTCCGTCCGAGATGCCGGCGGCGTAATGTCACCTTTTGCGTGTTCTCTTCGTGTGCGATCACCATTCCTGCCGCACCTCTTCCATGAGCCGCATGCGCAGATCAAAGAGACCATTGCTGATGGAAACCTTGTAGATATGTGGATTGATGAAGCGGAGGCATCCATGGGGAAGGCGAGTGAGTTGCCCGGCGCAATGGTCTGCCATCTGGTCGAGGGTCGGCTCCCGGTCGGATGTTCGTTTCCCGCCTTCCATGACCACGTTGCGCAGCTCTGTAAACCGGGCATCCGCAGGTATTGTGGTGTACTGGAGGGGATTGACGGGATTGTACACCGTTTCTCCCGGCAGCACCGTTTCGTCCGCCAGCGTGATGATGTCCATCAGGAATGAGCCGTCCGGTGTCACAGCCCGTAAGAGCCTCTTGCGGTCGGGCAGGGTGGCCTTGGCGATGTCGCTTGTCACCTTCAGCTTCGGCCGGTCGCCGATCTTCACCAGCTTGTAGACCCCTCCGAGGGCTCCGCCACCTTCTCCCATGCAGGTTGCCAGCTTGGTTCCCACCCCGTAGATATCCACTTTTCCCCCTCCGGAGAGGATCGATTCGATGACGTATTCGTCGATTTCGTTGGAGGCGAGGATCTTTGCCTCCGGGAACCCCGCTTCGTCCAGCATCCGTCTGGTTTCCCTGGAGAGGTAGGCCAGGTCGCCCGAATCGAGGCGCACGCCGACCAGCTCATGCCCCCGTGCACGCAGCTCGCGGGCGACGGTGATGGCGTTGGGGATGCCGCTCTTCAGGGTGTCGTAGGTGTCGACGAGGAGAATGCAGGTGTCGGGGAAGACTTCGGCGTATCTGCGGAAAGAGGTCAGTTCGTCGTCGAAGGCCATGATCCAGCTGTGGGCATGGGTCCCCTTGACCGGAATGCCGAATGTCTTGCCTGCCATGACGTTGCTCGTGCTGCGGGCTCCGCCGATATAGGCGGCCCTGGCAACGCTGATTCCGCCGTCGGGTCCGTGGGCGCGGCGCAGGCCGAACTCGATCACCTTGGCGCTCCCCGCCGTATGGGTGACGCGCGCCGCCTTGGTGGCGACCAGGGTCTGGAAGTTGATGATGTTCAGGAGCGCCGTCTCCACGAACTGGGCCTCGGCCAGGTTCCCTTCGATGGTGAGGAGCGGTTCGTTGGCAAAGACTATGGTCCCCTCCGGCGGTGCGGTCACCCTTCCCCTGAAGCGGAAACCGCGCAGGAACTCTATGAAGTTCGGCCGGAAGATGCCGAGGCTTCGCAGATATGCCAGCTCGTCGTCGCTGAAGGCCAGGTTTTCCAGGTAGGAGAGGGCGGTGTCGAGCCCGGCGAAGACCGCGTAGCCCCCTTTGAACGGGTTATGGCGGTAGTAGAGGTCGAACACTGCCGGCGTTTCGTGCATCCCTTCTTCCAGGTAGCCGGCAAGCATGGTCAATTCGTAAAGGTCGGTGATGAGCGGTGAATAACGCATGGCTGCCTCCATGGTTAAACTAGTGTCCATCCGGAAACTCTGGATGAGACACTATTGGTTTCCAATTCGGAACCTAAACTATATCATAAGGATGATGCCGCGCCATATTATGGCGGGGGGCTAACGGGTGATTGCCTCCAGCAGCTTTGCCGCCAGCTCTCCATCGAGTGGCTTGAGCATGTCATACTCTTTCCGCGCGGAATCCTTGTCTCCCATGGCGTAATAGGCCATTCCCCTGTTGAAACGGGCGTTCGCATCATCCGGCTTGAGGCGGAGTACCTGACCGTAGGCCTCTATCGCCTCCTGAAAGCGGCCGAGCCGGTAATAGATGCCTCCCAGGTTGCCGTATGCCGGCAGGAAGTCGGGATTGAGGCGCACCGCCTGCTTGAGGGACGCGGCCGCCTCCTCATGGTTGCCGAGAAAGGCGCTTGCCGTGCCGAGATTGAACCAGGCAGCCGCATCAGCGGGAGTAATGGCGATCACTTTTCGGAACGCCTCGGCTGCTTCCCGGTAACTGCCGGACCGGTTCAGTTCGAGCCCCTTTCGAAACCATTCTGCGGCCCCGGTAAAGTCCACCGCTCCTTTTTCCCGGGGCGCGGATTTGGGTTCGAC
This genomic window contains:
- a CDS encoding peptide-methionine (S)-S-oxide reductase; its protein translation is MGDVRETATLAAGCFWCVEALFKRLEGIITRI
- the vapC gene encoding type II toxin-antitoxin system VapC family toxin, translating into MARVLVDTSLWIEFFRKHEPYHGIVTRLIDDEQVCCTGTILAELMQGAKSDKELAVLGDFLQVFEFIPETAELWAEAGRLSFNLRRKGLTTGLADCFIAVAASLARVPLATLDGHFEVLKKPAKISLYPLQ
- a CDS encoding SEC-C metal-binding domain-containing protein, whose amino-acid sequence is MEKVGRNDPCPCGSGKKHKKCCGS
- a CDS encoding PP2C family protein-serine/threonine phosphatase, with product MYTDGVTEAENAHGELFGAERLGRIVAAQYQRHPQEIIDAILEGLAAFSGARPRDDDVAMVAVKIT
- a CDS encoding tetratricopeptide repeat protein, coding for MNVRLFLATLIVTLITAIAVHGAVEPKSAPREKGAVDFTGAAEWFRKGLELNRSGSYREAAEAFRKVIAITPADAAAWFNLGTASAFLGNHEEAAASLKQAVRLNPDFLPAYGNLGGIYYRLGRFQEAIEAYGQVLRLKPDDANARFNRGMAYYAMGDKDSARKEYDMLKPLDGELAAKLLEAITR
- a CDS encoding prepilin-type N-terminal cleavage/methylation domain-containing protein, with product MPQIHPYHIRNLSPAPASRKGFTLVELVTATAIIGILSAIAIPAYSDYYNKARIVRTIAEIRMLATSIVAYTVSNNRQPDTLGDIGYGNLLDPWGHAYQYLNIADGDIKGKGSLRKVRFLNPLNSDFDLYSMGADGKSKPALTAKDSQDDILRTNNGGFIGLVSDF
- the msrA gene encoding peptide-methionine (S)-S-oxide reductase MsrA, whose protein sequence is MGDVRETATLAAGCFWCVEALFKRLEGVERVASGYAGGEVANPTYEEVCSGTTGHAEAIQITFDPEVISFEELLQVFWRSHDPTTRDRQGADVGSQYRSAIFCHDERQRQLAERSRAEAETLWIEPIVTEIVPFKNFYPAEGYHQDYYRLNRNQPYCRLVIDPKIQKLQKDFSERFKETPGD
- a CDS encoding nucleotidyltransferase domain-containing protein, whose product is MGIVAFTDIQKFVADVAREFLPEKVILFGSYATGSARAESDVDLLVVMHEDVSGVRVAADIITRLKPTLPVELVVRSSRQIKERLALNDFFLREILTTGKELYAAPHHVKSS
- a CDS encoding HD domain-containing phosphohydrolase — protein: MKRNFSFVRNRVARRMFSLFVACALLPVCALAAVSLWQVTDNSRNESLNLLKHTSKNIGMTINEILYRLQDELESLAHSGKEITRGGHGYRRDTGTGDPGKRFLALTIFAGQGGARNIFGPPCPYPPLTAAERKHIADGKVLFFLQDGRDGTGRMFMATALNKDDPGQSLLVGEINADYLWEIVGYTLPLGTNVCILGSGGKLLYSSLSPPGFITQVTAKLGQSSVGHFQGRHGGEKYLVSYWSLFLKYSFCAEPLTVVASQSTHDAFKSAGKFARTFYLVVFLTLLVVIFISSIQIRRNMVPLTVLRDGAQKISQGDFDHRVTVTSGDEFEKLAESFNDMTSHLKKHFQTLSEMGRIVRMILAGQNEEKIVDTVMANLRTVISCEWVCVSLTNPTIVDMAQSSYSLSVAGSQQGISAFSADEMAILQRAGEGFHVASGDQSFSMLIAPMAAEGARDCYLVPIFLKNVLSGVLTLGYRRTPEHIREDLLRGRQIADQIAVALENVRLIEELNLLNLGTIRALANAVDAKSPWTAGHSWRVTTVALNIGREMRLSETELETLQKGGLFHDIGKIGVPETILDKPGKLTDEEYAIIKKHPGIGAEIMGPIQAYHNLIPIVLQHHEWFNGQGYPHGLAGDAISLGARILAVADVYDALITDRPYRPGWEYSRVISYLEENSGSQFDPAVVQTVLKINDRMTLENAAVQYQLVI
- a CDS encoding DUF4382 domain-containing protein codes for the protein MKRRMQNVFALAALVLLGALGVAQLPGCGGGGTGTAPVGTLKVGLTDKPSDAYQQVVVTIREVRVVPAGMENAADNDPGLPVVVTYATPQPVDILSLKFQQQILGSIVLPAGSYNQVRLILEPNPNGQGATPNNYLTLKSDPLTKIPLKTPSGQQSGLKVLGRFTVQAGVINAIMLDFDPNTAIVVRGNGDYNLKPTGIRIVQPSTVLGSFGSLTGTIAATFKDWSSATVSVMPPTSSVPIASGTVFSSYTSGRWEGPFSAFVPGGSYRVHVRANGFAPYSSPVTNVTAGFESGLGTIPLVPQP
- a CDS encoding nicotinate phosphoribosyltransferase, which codes for MRYSPLITDLYELTMLAGYLEEGMHETPAVFDLYYRHNPFKGGYAVFAGLDTALSYLENLAFSDDELAYLRSLGIFRPNFIEFLRGFRFRGRVTAPPEGTIVFANEPLLTIEGNLAEAQFVETALLNIINFQTLVATKAARVTHTAGSAKVIEFGLRRAHGPDGGISVARAAYIGGARSTSNVMAGKTFGIPVKGTHAHSWIMAFDDELTSFRRYAEVFPDTCILLVDTYDTLKSGIPNAITVARELRARGHELVGVRLDSGDLAYLSRETRRMLDEAGFPEAKILASNEIDEYVIESILSGGGKVDIYGVGTKLATCMGEGGGALGGVYKLVKIGDRPKLKVTSDIAKATLPDRKRLLRAVTPDGSFLMDIITLADETVLPGETVYNPVNPLQYTTIPADARFTELRNVVMEGGKRTSDREPTLDQMADHCAGQLTRLPHGCLRFINPHIYKVSISNGLFDLRMRLMEEVRQEW